The proteins below come from a single Papaver somniferum cultivar HN1 chromosome 11, ASM357369v1, whole genome shotgun sequence genomic window:
- the LOC113324483 gene encoding uncharacterized protein LOC113324483, translated as MTTVRLRVMQDLVYKSDTKCKSQLRLDKLTFRILCHKLRTISGLEYNRNCDVEEVVVIFLYVIAHHHKNRVVGFMFKRSGETISRYVKTMLKGVIRLQGELLKQPVAVATSSIDERWNCFKNFLGALDGTHISTHVATEDKPRYRTRKSAIATNVLCVCSHNLEVIYVYSGWEGSAADSRVLREAIYKKNGVEVPQVLHICHDNGTRYSCSHANAKGLYGKAFPHLDALVEIFGEDRENGKGAASLTEELEEIEKKDE; from the exons ATGACTACTGTACGATTGCGGGTGATGCAAGATTTAGTTTACAAAAGCGACACAAAATGTAAATCGCAACTTCGCCTCGATAAACTAACTTTTCGAATACTTTGCCATAAGCTGCGCACTATAAGCGGACTAGAATACAATAGGAATTGTGATGTTGAAGAAGTGGTTGTGATATTTTTGTATGTAATTGCACATCACCATAAGAATAGAGTTGTAGGGTTTATGTTCAAGCGATCTGGAGAAACCATTAGCAGATATGTAAAGACGATGTTGAAAGGAGTTATTAGGCTTCAAGGGGAGTTGCTTAAACAACCAGTTGCAGTGGCTACAAGTTCTATTGATGAGAGATGGAATTGCTTCAAG AACTTCCTAGGGGCATTAGATGGAACACATATTAGTACCCATGTGGCAACCGAAGACAAGCCTAGGTATCGTACAAGGAAGAGTGCAATTGCAACTAATGTATTATGTGTGTGCTCCCATAACTTGGAGGTTATATATGTATATTCTGGCTGGGAAGGTTCAGCTGCCGATTCTCGTGTACTTAGAGAAGcaatatacaaaaagaatggcGTAGAAGTTCCACAAG TCTTGCACATCTGTCATGACAATGGAACAAGATATTCATGT TCTCATGCAAATGCAAAGGGACTGTATGGTAAAGCATTCCCTCATTTAGATGCATTAGTTGAGATATTTGGTGAAGATAGGGAAAATGGTAAAGGGGCTGCTTCACTTACTGAAGAGCTAGAAGAGATAGAGAAAAAAGACGAATAA